The following proteins are co-located in the Acanthochromis polyacanthus isolate Apoly-LR-REF ecotype Palm Island chromosome 7, KAUST_Apoly_ChrSc, whole genome shotgun sequence genome:
- the si:ch73-138n13.1 gene encoding proteoglycan 4 isoform X1 encodes MAAQVEVKTGEVGRPVAGGRLHLSPLTDSSNKSLIEISSINQSHIITPEPNKPVPGPKPRLTPKPFAVEKNPTIKPILAPKPQTKPRPESTRLAGYKPEFPTSPKPQQPVATGKPRPVSASPNRPAPTSFKTSNKVNAGQTTKPTVQPFKPAPPLDPGDPSKPTAPVPVERQKPAASNLAHSKSLKKLPSAEWSGTTKKEDENDQTAQSKSATSITRAKSMGFLAQVGQEEEAKEKALPEVSVPLRPQTRGSRPRPVSAIFPGSPTKAETSVPAPRWATRRPLSADLTSKFESIGLSLHRKSPKADTKENTPEEKALPQNREQDKTPKSTTAQRTDGVGDPVLSDQSNKKAEEMKETDEDKRGVSIKSRISLLLDSSTSPVPGATGLGPDPQSPVQLVPDTEPPVGVKRLIKQLTEDTTPTQSPVLKPALKPRPLPLDLTKRFSSERSPDLVSLTEAADRHEISKDPQRRAEESAITPEEPEARQTFGATSKTSGPGVEVHTVRASLFENYVEKHSVLVMDEGNNAKDALSSPSFQRADMEDEGTLVTATYKEPVSPSSPMRILHAFDTVQAVEENCAVSESVPSAQWEDKAMTLRSRRSEGSRPAAERAGPAQGQPALAVMPERQPRYLRVGGLQKWTTSNLDQDAGLEKGMQKESQREGKVSLDKDKDRQGVAEQDEVAAAPKRLKTLQTDEQPKPRATYFALTGQMQEPVSPGDAGTSIVDMTAPFDEFSVTSALGGSQGKVLPMKKNPSLDEVFGKGPQDQVDELMRRSQMSPKEIPSASDRQAEDEMIEAGKKRELKKETERHKAKMKELEREKQKQLELEKQDHLEFARMKEREMQREFERQRQKAFEKEKQEFEEKQRAMERQKQIELEKQKLQELEREKQKELEREKKQRALERLKQIELEKQKQAELEKQKLQELEREKQKELERQRQLEREKRRELERQREIEREKLQEIERQREMERHRQREEERQRELDKERRLLELQKEKQRMEELERVKELEKQQLAEFQKQKQKEKERQQILELEKQRLREKMEREQAEKMKQMALEQEMLRIKELDKERERQKELERERQKEIERERQRELEKRRQRDLERERQRQLDIERQELENQRLRQQEQEKEKQRLRDLERARQRQLDNERQELENQRLRREQEKERQRKEDLERLKEMERRQLLEFEKAEKGRKGQATNYGA; translated from the exons ATGGCTGCTCAGGTGGAGGTTAAAACTGGGGAGGTAGGGAGGCCAGTGGCAGGAGGACGCCTTCACCTGAGTCCTCTGACTGACTCCAGCAATAAGAGCCTTATCGAGATTTCATCTATCAATCAGTCACATATCATCACACCAGAACCTAACAAACCTGTCCCCGGCCCCAAGCCCCGACTGACTCCCAAACCTTTTGCTGTGGAGAAAAATCCCACTATTAAGCCCATACTTGCCCCTAAACCCCAAACCAAACCCCGACCAGAGTCCACTCGCCTTGCTGGATACAAACCTGAGTTTccaaccagtccaaaaccacaGCAACCCGTTGCCACCGGCAAACCCAGGCCAGTATCAGCCAGCCCCAATCGTCCTGCCCCTACCTCCTTTAAAACATCTAATAAGGTCAACGCTGGACAAACAACCAAGCCAACGGTCCAGCCATTTAAACCAGCGCCTCCACTCGACCCTGGAGATCCCAGCAAACCCACTGCCCCTGTGCCAGTAGAGAGGCAGAAACCTGCTGCCTCAAACTTAGCCCATTCCAAAAGTCTTAAAAAGCTTCCATCTGCAGAGTGGTCTGGAACCACTAAAAAGGAAGACGAGAATGATCAGACAGCACAGAGTAAAAGTGCTACCTCCATTACCAGAGCTAAGTCCATGGGTTTTCTTGCTCAGGTAGGGCAAGAGgaagaagcaaaagaaaaagcttTGCCTGAAGTATCGGTTCCACTGCGACCCCAGACCAGAGGCTCCAGGCCCAGACCTGTTTCAGCCATTTTTCCTGGCAGTCCAACTAAAGCAGAGACATCAGTTCCAGCACCTCGCTGGGCCACAAGACGACCCCTTTCAGCTGATCTCACGTCCAAGTTTGAGTCTATTGGTCTTTCACTGCACCGTAAAAGCCCTAAAGCAGATACTAAAGAGAACACTCCAGAGGAGAAGGCACTGCCACAGAACAGAGAGCAAGATAAAACCCCCAAGAGTACCACAGCACAAAGAACTGATGGTGTAGGTGATCCTGTCCTCTCAgaccaaagcaacaaaaaggcaGAAGAAATGAAAGAGACTGATGAGGATAAGCGTGGCGTCAGCATCAAATCGCGAATCAGTCTTCTCCTCGATTCATCGACTTCTCCTGTGCCTGGTGCCACAGGCCTGGGACCAGATCCTCAGTCTCCAGTGCAGCTGGTTCCTGATACAGAACCACCAGTGGGTGTTAAGCGGCTCATCAAACAGCTAACAGAGGACACAACGCCAACTCAGAGCCCTGTCCTGAAACCAGCACTGAAGCCCCGCCCTCTGCCCCTTGACCTAACTAAAAG GTTTTCGTCCGAGAGGTCACCAGACCTTGTTTCCCTCACTGAGGCAGCAGACCGCCATGAGATCAGCAAAGATCCTCAGAGGAGG GCTGAAGAGTCTGCTATAACTCCTGAAGAGCCTGAGGCAAGACAAACATTTGGTGCCACTTCCAAGACAAGCGGTCCTGGTGTTGAAGTACACACAGTGCGAGCATCCTTGTTTGAAAATTATGTGGAGAAGCACAGTGTGTTGGTGATGGACGAGGGCAACAATGCCAAGGATGCACTCAGCAGCCCGTCATTTCAGAGAGCAGATATGGAGGATGAGGGAACTCTGGTCACTGCCACCTACAAAGAACCTGTATCTCCATCAAGTCCTATGCGGATTTTACATGCCTTTGACACCGTGCAGGCAGTCGAAGAGAATTGCGCAGTGAGTGAGAGCGTCCCGTCGGCTCAGTGGGAGGATAAGGCCATGACGCTCCGCTCCAGACGCTCAGAGGGGAGCAGGCCAGCGGCAGAGAGGGCTGGTCCAGCACAGGGACAACCAGCTTTGGCAGTGATGCCAGAACGGCAGCCACGGTATCTGAGAGTAGGAGGTTTGCAGAAGTGGACCACCTCAAATCTTGACCAAGATGCTGGTTTAGAGAAAGGGATGCAAAAGGAATCTCAAAGGGAAGGAAAAGTGAGTTTAGATAAGGACAAAGACAGGCAGGGAGTGGCAGAGCAGGATGAAGTGGCTGCAGCCCCTAAACGTTTGAAAACGCTGCAGACAGACGAACAGCCGAAACCCAGGGCAACTTACTTTGCTCTGACGGGGCAAATGCAGGAGCCAGTTTCTCCTGGAGATGCCGGTACAAGCATTGTTGACATGACTGCACCCTTTGATGAGTTCTCTGTGACATCAGCTCTGGGCGGCTCACAAGGGAAGGTTCTTCCAATGAAGAAAAATCCATCATTGGATGAAGTTTTCGGAAAAGGACCTCAAGATCAAGTTGACGAGCTGATGAGGAGGAGCCAAATGTCACCCAAAGAGATCCCGTCAgcatcagacagacaggcagaagaTGAAATGATCGAAGctggaaagaaaagagaactAAAAAAGGAGACGGAAAGACACAAGGCTAAAATGAAAGAGCTTGAaagggaaaaacagaaacaacttgAATTAGAGAAACAAGACCATTTAGAATTTGCACGAATGAAGGAAAGGGAGATGCAAAGAGAATTTGAAAGGCAAAGGCAGAAAGCGTTTGAAAAGGAGAAGCAAGAATTTGAGGAGAAACAGCGTGCGATGGAGAGGCAGAAACAGATTGAACTCGAAAAACAGAAATTGCAAGAATTGGAGAGGGAGAAGCAGAAAGAACTCGAAAGGGAGAAGAAACAGCGTGCCCTGGAAAGACTAAAACAGATAGAGcttgaaaaacagaaacaggctGAGCTTGAGAAACAGAAATTACAAGAATTGGAGagggagaaacagaaagaactcGAAAGACAGCGGCAACTGGAAAGAGAAAAACGCAGAGAActggagagacagagagagattgAAAGAGAGAAACTACAGGAAATAGAGAGACAGCGTGAAATGGAAAGGCATCGAcaaagggaggaggagagacagagagagctgGACAAGGAAAGACGGCTGCTAGAACTCCAAAAGGAGAAACAGAGaatggaggagctggagagagTCAAAGAGCTGGAGAAACAACAGCTTGCTGAatttcaaaaacagaaacagaaagaaaaggagaggcAGCAGATCCTGGAACTTGAAAAGCAGAGACTTAGAGAGAAGATGGAGAGAGAACAggcagagaaaatgaaacaaatggcaTTGGAACAGGAAATGTTAAGAATAAAAGAGCTtgataaagagagagaaagacaaaaggAATTGGAGAGGGAGCGTCAGAAAGAGATTGAGCGGGAAAGGCAGAGGGAGCTGGAGAAACGACGACAGAGAGATTTAGAGAGGGAAAGACAAAGACAGCTAGACATTGAGAGACAAGAATTAGAAAACCAGAGGCTGAGACAACAAGAAcaggagaaggagaagcagCGGTTGAGAGACTTGGAGCGAGCGAGACAGAGACAATTAGACAATGAGAGACAGGAATTAGAAAATCAAAGGCTGAGACGAGAACAGGAGAAGGAGAGACAGCGGAAGGAGGATTTAGAGAGACTTAAAGAGATGGAAAGAAGACAGCTCTTGGAATtcgaaaaagcagaaaaaggcagaaaaggACAGGCAACAAATTATGGAGCTTGA
- the si:ch73-138n13.1 gene encoding trichohyalin isoform X2, which translates to MDEGNNAKDALSSPSFQRADMEDEGTLVTATYKEPVSPSSPMRILHAFDTVQAVEENCAVSESVPSAQWEDKAMTLRSRRSEGSRPAAERAGPAQGQPALAVMPERQPRYLRVGGLQKWTTSNLDQDAGLEKGMQKESQREGKVSLDKDKDRQGVAEQDEVAAAPKRLKTLQTDEQPKPRATYFALTGQMQEPVSPGDAGTSIVDMTAPFDEFSVTSALGGSQGKVLPMKKNPSLDEVFGKGPQDQVDELMRRSQMSPKEIPSASDRQAEDEMIEAGKKRELKKETERHKAKMKELEREKQKQLELEKQDHLEFARMKEREMQREFERQRQKAFEKEKQEFEEKQRAMERQKQIELEKQKLQELEREKQKELEREKKQRALERLKQIELEKQKQAELEKQKLQELEREKQKELERQRQLEREKRRELERQREIEREKLQEIERQREMERHRQREEERQRELDKERRLLELQKEKQRMEELERVKELEKQQLAEFQKQKQKEKERQQILELEKQRLREKMEREQAEKMKQMALEQEMLRIKELDKERERQKELERERQKEIERERQRELEKRRQRDLERERQRQLDIERQELENQRLRQQEQEKEKQRLRDLERARQRQLDNERQELENQRLRREQEKERQRKEDLERLKEMERRQLLEFEKAEKGRKGQATNYGA; encoded by the coding sequence ATGGACGAGGGCAACAATGCCAAGGATGCACTCAGCAGCCCGTCATTTCAGAGAGCAGATATGGAGGATGAGGGAACTCTGGTCACTGCCACCTACAAAGAACCTGTATCTCCATCAAGTCCTATGCGGATTTTACATGCCTTTGACACCGTGCAGGCAGTCGAAGAGAATTGCGCAGTGAGTGAGAGCGTCCCGTCGGCTCAGTGGGAGGATAAGGCCATGACGCTCCGCTCCAGACGCTCAGAGGGGAGCAGGCCAGCGGCAGAGAGGGCTGGTCCAGCACAGGGACAACCAGCTTTGGCAGTGATGCCAGAACGGCAGCCACGGTATCTGAGAGTAGGAGGTTTGCAGAAGTGGACCACCTCAAATCTTGACCAAGATGCTGGTTTAGAGAAAGGGATGCAAAAGGAATCTCAAAGGGAAGGAAAAGTGAGTTTAGATAAGGACAAAGACAGGCAGGGAGTGGCAGAGCAGGATGAAGTGGCTGCAGCCCCTAAACGTTTGAAAACGCTGCAGACAGACGAACAGCCGAAACCCAGGGCAACTTACTTTGCTCTGACGGGGCAAATGCAGGAGCCAGTTTCTCCTGGAGATGCCGGTACAAGCATTGTTGACATGACTGCACCCTTTGATGAGTTCTCTGTGACATCAGCTCTGGGCGGCTCACAAGGGAAGGTTCTTCCAATGAAGAAAAATCCATCATTGGATGAAGTTTTCGGAAAAGGACCTCAAGATCAAGTTGACGAGCTGATGAGGAGGAGCCAAATGTCACCCAAAGAGATCCCGTCAgcatcagacagacaggcagaagaTGAAATGATCGAAGctggaaagaaaagagaactAAAAAAGGAGACGGAAAGACACAAGGCTAAAATGAAAGAGCTTGAaagggaaaaacagaaacaacttgAATTAGAGAAACAAGACCATTTAGAATTTGCACGAATGAAGGAAAGGGAGATGCAAAGAGAATTTGAAAGGCAAAGGCAGAAAGCGTTTGAAAAGGAGAAGCAAGAATTTGAGGAGAAACAGCGTGCGATGGAGAGGCAGAAACAGATTGAACTCGAAAAACAGAAATTGCAAGAATTGGAGAGGGAGAAGCAGAAAGAACTCGAAAGGGAGAAGAAACAGCGTGCCCTGGAAAGACTAAAACAGATAGAGcttgaaaaacagaaacaggctGAGCTTGAGAAACAGAAATTACAAGAATTGGAGagggagaaacagaaagaactcGAAAGACAGCGGCAACTGGAAAGAGAAAAACGCAGAGAActggagagacagagagagattgAAAGAGAGAAACTACAGGAAATAGAGAGACAGCGTGAAATGGAAAGGCATCGAcaaagggaggaggagagacagagagagctgGACAAGGAAAGACGGCTGCTAGAACTCCAAAAGGAGAAACAGAGaatggaggagctggagagagTCAAAGAGCTGGAGAAACAACAGCTTGCTGAatttcaaaaacagaaacagaaagaaaaggagaggcAGCAGATCCTGGAACTTGAAAAGCAGAGACTTAGAGAGAAGATGGAGAGAGAACAggcagagaaaatgaaacaaatggcaTTGGAACAGGAAATGTTAAGAATAAAAGAGCTtgataaagagagagaaagacaaaaggAATTGGAGAGGGAGCGTCAGAAAGAGATTGAGCGGGAAAGGCAGAGGGAGCTGGAGAAACGACGACAGAGAGATTTAGAGAGGGAAAGACAAAGACAGCTAGACATTGAGAGACAAGAATTAGAAAACCAGAGGCTGAGACAACAAGAAcaggagaaggagaagcagCGGTTGAGAGACTTGGAGCGAGCGAGACAGAGACAATTAGACAATGAGAGACAGGAATTAGAAAATCAAAGGCTGAGACGAGAACAGGAGAAGGAGAGACAGCGGAAGGAGGATTTAGAGAGACTTAAAGAGATGGAAAGAAGACAGCTCTTGGAATtcgaaaaagcagaaaaaggcagaaaaggACAGGCAACAAATTATGGAGCTTGA